The Amycolatopsis jiangsuensis nucleotide sequence CACCGCAGCTGACGGACCTGAAAGAGGACGCGACGATCCCGGGAACGGGTGACGACGCCGTTCTTCAGTCCGTGCTTGACGCTGCGGTGGCCATGGTCCAGCGGGTGCGATCCGATCTCGACTTCGGCCCGCACCCGCTGGGCACGCCGCCGTCGGATGACGTGTGGCTGGGCACGATCCGGTTGGCCGCGCGGTGGTTCGCCCGCCGTCGGTCCCCGGAAGCACTGGTGGACATGGCCGAACTCGGTGCCGCGCGGATTCCCGCGTTCGACCCAGACATCGAGCGGCTACTCGGGATCGGCCGTTTCCGAGGACCGGTGTTCGCATGAGCAGCATCACCGACGCGGTCGCCGCACTGCACACCGTGCTGGACTCCGTGGCCGAGCTGGACAAGCGGGTCTACGAGGACCCGGGGCAGTCGGTGACCGGTGTCGGTGCCGTCATCACCCCGCCGACTGTGTCGTGGGGCGGTTTCGGTGGGCCGGAGCCGAGCGAGGCGACGTTCGTGGTGCACCTGGTGGTGCCGTTCGACCAGTACGCCACCGCGCGGCTCTACCAGCTCGTCGAGCCGGTGGTGGCGGCGATCGAGGGCGACCCGCTGTTCGCGGTGTCGTCGGCATCCCCGGGCCTGTTGCAGCAGGGCGGGACACAGCTTCCCACGTACGCCATCACGGTGGACGTGGGTTTGTAGGAGGAGGAAACCATGGCGCTCACCGTGCGGCGTCTCAAGGTCATCACGCTGACCATCGGCGGGGTGTCCGTGGAATGCCAGCTCGCCAGCTGGACCCTGGACCCGGGTGTGCAGGACGGCGACCGGATCTACACCTATTGCCCGGACGGTACGGCGGTGGAGGAAACCGATTCCGAGCCGACGCTGGCACTCACCGCCTACAGCAAGTGGGTTGTCGGTGGGTTCGAGGATTTCCTGTGGACGAACCGGGGCACTGTGGCCGAGTTCGAGCTGAACCACCACCCGGACATTGAGGGTGAGCACGTCCGCTGGACCGGGACGCTCATGGTGCAGCCGGCGCCTGTCGGTGGGGACCGAGGCGACAGCGAACAGACCGAGATCACATTCCAGGTGATCGGCGATCCCGAGTACTCGCGGCCGTAAGGGAGAACGCAGCCATGGCACGCCAGAGCGTTACGACGCAGCTGATCACGCACGCGGGCACCGCGCCCACGGCCGCATCGCCGAACGCGGACGGGGACATTGTGGACACGGGCGGCACGGTGTTCCTGCTGGTCTCGAACAACGGCGCCTCGGCCGCCTCGGTCACCGTCCAGACGCGGGCCACCTACGACGGGCTTGCGGTGGAGGACCTGACCGTGGCGCTTCCGGCCGGTGCCACCAAGGCCATCGGCCCACTGTCCACCGCCACGTTCGGTTTCTCGGCCGGGGACACGAACGCCAAGCGCGCGTTCGTGGACTACACGGGCACCCCTGCCGATCTCGCCCGTTCCGTGCTCGCCTTCACGTAGGAGACCCACCATGCTCACGCTGAAAATCACCGGGGACAACGGGTTTGACGACGAGGTGACCGCCAAGCCTCGGCACGTGCTGCTGTTCGAGCGCGTGAGCGGTATCCCGTTCTCCCAGCTGGAGGACGGGATTTCGATGGCGAACCTGTACCAGCTCGGCCACCTGGTCATGAAGATGACCCACCCGGACGTGACGCCGATGAAGCTGTCCGAGTTCGAGGAGACGTTCGACGTGCTTCCGGTGGGCGGTGAGCAGGAGCCGGACCCTGGCCACGCGGGAGCCTGAACCGGTCCGTCATCGAACTGGCGCTGGCGACCGGGATCGCGCCCCGCGACATTGCAGAGCTTGACCACCGATCACTGAACACCATGGCCCACCTGGTGGACCAGGCCAACAAAAAGGTCAGAGGAAAACCCTCGGGGACAGGGGAAGTCCCGAGCCGCTACGGCTCCGCCCAACTGTCGGGATGAGCGCGAGGGAGGTGCGCCCGATGGCCAAGACCAGCTTGACCGTGAAGGTGCACATCGAGGGTGTGCGGGAGGTTCTGCGCGCGTTCTCGGTGCTGCCGAAGGACGCGCAGAACGCGATCCGTGACCACTCGCAGAAACTGGCGCAGAAGCTCGCAACCAAGGCTGTGGTGGACGTGTCCGCGCACGGTGGTCCGCAAGGCCCCCTGCTGGCCACCACGGTGAAGACGGTGCGCGACCGGGTGCCCGCGATCCAGGTGGGCGGCACGCGCCGTCTCGGCCGTCACCGGGCGCCGGCGTACGGGATGCTGTTCGGCTCCATCTTCGGGATGAACGGCCGCTCCGGTTGGTTCTCGGCGGCGAAGTACAAGAGCGCGCACGGCCACCAGTACCGGCCGCATCAGGGCCAGGACGCGTACGCGTTCTTCCCGCTCGTGGAACGGGAAGCGGCCACCATCTCGCGCGAGTGGCATGCCGCCGTGGACGACGTGGTCCGCAAGTTCTCGGCGGGTGACTGATGGCCGCCGAACGCACGATCCGGATCAAGTTCGACGGTTCCAGCGCCGGGCTCGTCGCCGCTGCCGCTGCCGCCAAGGCCGAGATCAAGGCACTGTCGGACGACTCGAAAAAGCGCAGCAAGTCCCTGAGCGCGTTCGCCGTACGCGTGGGCGCCGCCGCGCGCAGCTTCACCGACCTGGCGCTCAAGGCGTCCACGGCGGCCGGGGTGCTGAACCTGCTGCCCGCGATCGTCGGCGCCGTCGCCGCATCGGCCGGTCTGCTGCCGCTCGCGGTGGCCGGCGGGTTCGCACTCGCCGGTGCGATGGTCGCCGTCAAGCTCGGCGCGGACGGCGCCAAGAAAGCGTTCGCGCAGCTCAACCCGCAGCTGAACACGCTGAAAACGCAGGTGTCGGCGAGCTTCGAGAAAGCGCTATTGCCCGCGGTGCGTAACCTGCAAACGCTGCTGCCCAAGACCACCAGCGGGTTTCAGCAGATCGTGACCGCGCTCGGCGGTGTCGCCACCAAGGTGACGGCGTTCCTCGCGACCGCCCGCGGCACGGCGCAGGTGAACACCATCCTCTCCGGCACCGCCCGGGTGATCCAGAACCTGGGCGCGTTCCTGGCGCCGGTGATCGCCGCGTTCGTCCGGATCGGTGCTGTGGCGATGCCGATCCTGGCGCAGCTGACCAGCGGGCTCGGCGCGGCCGGGGAGAAGTTCAACGCGTTTGTGCAGGGCGCGGCCGACTCGGGCCAACTGGAGCAGTGGATCCGCAGCGCCATCGCGGGCTTCTCGTCGTTCTTCGGCGTGCTCAAGGACGTGGGCGCGATCATCGGCGACGTGCTCAGCGCGATCGCCGACGCCGGCGGGGGTGTCGGGGGCATCATCGGCCCGCTCATCAGCACCATCCGGACGTTCCTCGATTCCGCGCAGGGACACGACACCCTGGTGGGGTTCTTCCAGTCGCTCAACAGTGTCGCCGGTTCGGTGTCACAGGTGGTCGGTGCGCTGCTCGCCGCGATCGGTCCGGCGATCCCGCCGCTGGCCGCCGCGTTCGCGAGCCTGGCCAGCACGATCTCGACCATCCTCGTGCCGGTGATCCAGTTCCTGGCGCCGGTGCTGGCGAACATCGCGAACTTCATTCAGCAGAACACGAGCTGGATCACGCCACTGGTGATCGCGCTCGGCCTGTGGGCGGCCGCGCAATGGGCATTGAACATCGCGATGGACGCCAACCCCATCGGCTTGATCATCATCGCGATCGGTGTGCTGATCGCGATCGTGGCCACGATCATCACGTACTGGACGCCGATCAAGGACTTTTTCATCGGCATTTTCAACGCGGTCAAGGACGCCGTGACCGTTGCCGCACAGTGGATATGGCAGCGGCTGCAGGACGCGTGGAACTTCGTCAAAAACGTGTGGTCCGGGGTCACGGGGTTCTTCTCCGGGCTCTGGAACGGAGTCAAGTCCGGCGTCTCGGCCGCGGTGAACTGGATCGGGCAACGCTTCTCCGACGCCTGGAATTTCATCAAGGGCATCTGGGGCAGGGTGTCCGGGTTCTTCTCCGGCATCTGGTCCGGCATCGGCAACGGGCTCAAGTCTGCGCTGAACGGCGCCATCCGGCTGCTCAACGGCGCCATCCACGGCATCAACGCCGTCACCGGGGTGGTGGGGATCCCGAACATCCCGGACATTCCCTACCTGGCCCGAGGCGGCACCGCGCGCTCCGGCCGCTCGTACGTCGTCGGCGAGAACGGCCCGGAGCTGTTCACCCCGGGTGTCACCGGCCGGGTCACCTCGCACGAGCAGAGCTTCGGCCGCCCGCAGACGGTGAACCTGACGTTGGACCTCGGCGAGGGCATCACGCAGCGCGTGGCGCTGGAGATCGATCGCAACAGTGTGCAGGTGCGGCGCCTGGCCGGCGCCGGGACAGGGGGCCGTCGATGAGCACCACCGCGACCTACCTCGACGACCTTTCCCGGGTCCGGATCGCGTTTGACGGGTTCGGCACCGCGGTGGATTCCGCGTTCGTCGAGCGCAGCATCGACGGCATCACCTGGGCCACGGTCCGCGGCGGCGACACGGTGCCGGTCGTGGCCGGCGCGGGGCACCTCGACGACTACGAGTTCGCCGCCGGCGTACCCAACTTCTACCGGGTGTCCGGAGTGGACGGCGGCCCGATCCTCGGCGTCCCGGATCCGGGCACACCCGTGACCGGTACCAACGTCAGCCTCACGCCGCCGCTGCCGGCCGCGGTGCTCGACGGGGACGCGCTGCTGCTGCTCGCCTCGATCCGCAACAGTGGCACCGGCGCGCCGGTCGCGCCGGCAGGGTGGACGCGGGTGCTCGACCTCGGCAACGTTGCGCTGTTCTCCCGCGTCTACGACCCGTCGGTGGCCGCACCGACGGTCACCTTCACCGGCGGGACGGTCGGCGCCGACACGATGGCGCAGATCATGGCGTTCCACAACGCCGACCCCATGCCGGTCACCACCAACACCCTCGTCAACGCGAGCGCGCAGAACGTGGCGCTCGCCGGAGTGAGCGTGCCCGAAGAGCAGATGATGAATCTGTTCCTCGCGTGGAAGCAGGACGACTGGACCGGCGCCGTCGGCCGCGGGTTCGCCGAGATCGGCGACTGGTCTTCCACCGCCGGGGACGACGCGGCGATGTGGTGGGAATACACCGTGCAAGGCGACACCGATATCGACTTCACCACCGCCACGCTGACCGTGACCGGCGGCGCCGCGGCGATCTCGAAATCCGCCGCGCTCGCGTTCCGCCGCGCCGCCTACGTCACCCGCCAGACCACGACCGTGACGCCGGTCCTCGATTCGGCGTGGATCAAGAACCCGCAGCGACCCTCGTTGAACCGCAAGGTCACCGTGTCCGGCGTTTCGGAGATCACCCGGCCGTCGCGCTCGGGCACATTCGACGTGGTGGGCCGGACGTTGCCGGTCGCGATCTCGGATGTGCAGGGCTCGCGCCGGTACACGCTCACGGTGATGACTCGTACCCTGGCCGAGGCCGCGGACTTCGATCAGGCGTTCGCGTCCGGGCTGCCGGTGTTCCTGCAGGCGCCCGAGCTCGACGCCGTCGTCCCGACGCTCTACGCCAGCGTCGGGGAGGTGACGCTGCGCCGCGGGCAGTCGGTGCGCGCGCCGCGCAGGTACTTCGACCTGCCGCTGACCGAGTGCGCCGCGCCGGCGTCCACCGTGTACGGCAACACCTACACCTGGGCCGACGTGGTCGCCGACTACCCGAGCTGGTCCGACGTGCTCGAGAACGTGGCCACCTGGTCCAACCTGATCGACCTGGTCTCGGACAACGAAGTGGTCGTGCCATGAGGCCCGTCACCGCCACATTCCTCGCCTCCGTGCGTGGTTCGCACCGCATGATCGCCCGCGCCCGCCTCGTCGCGCCCGGCCAGACCGGCACCACCCCCACCGGCCTGGCGTTCCCCGGCGGCGACCCCGCGGGGCTGCTGCCGATCAGCGCGGGTGACGTGACCACCGACATGACCGCCGACGTACAATCCACCCTCGCGCTCACGACGCTGTATCCGTGGCCGGGCGACCCGTTCGCCGCGGGAACCCCGTACGGGCAGGAGATCTACGTCGAACGCGGCATCGAATACGGCACCGGCACCCGCGAGTACGTGGGGCTCGGCTACTTCCGGATCGACTCGGTGAAGCAGCAGCAGGCACCGAACGGGCCGATCACCATCGCGGCGTCCGACCGGATGGCGCAGGTGAAGGACTCCCGCAACGTCTCGCCGCAGACGTTCGCCGCGGGCGGCTCGGTCGGCGCGTGCATCGACACCGTCGTGCAGCAAGCAGTCCCGGGCGCGGTCACCGACTACGGCGACTGGGACGCCTACGGCACCAGCCTCGCGTCCGCGCACGTGATGGGTGACGACCGGTTGCCGTTCCTGCAGGACCTGCTCGCCGCCTACGGGCGGTACGCGTTCTTCGACTACCGCGGCGTCTACACCGTGCGGCCGGTGCCGGACGTGACGACACAGGAACCCGTGTGGACAATCGACGCCGGCCGCCACGGCGTGCTCGTCGAGCAGCAGCGCACCATTTCCCGCGACGCGGTCTACAACGTCGTCGTCGCCCGCGGCGAACCGGTCGGGGAGCTGCCGCCGGTGCAAGGCCTGGCCTACGACAACAATCCCGCCTCACCGACCTACGTGTTCGGCAGCTTCGGCATCGTCCCGACCTACTACTCCTCGTCGTTTATGACCACCATCGAGCAGTGCGAAGGCGCCGCCGCCGCGCAGCTGGCCAAGGCCACCGGGCTGCCCTACTCGGTGTCGCTCGGCACCGTGCCCAACCCGGCGCTGGAGGGATGGGACGTGGTCACCGTCGACAACGGACGCGACAACGCCGAAACCCACGTGCTCGACCGCATCACCTACGGGCTCACCCCGGATTCCTCGATGGGCATGGACACCCGCAAGCAATACCTGGAGGGGGTACCGTGATCGCCGGATCCGATGGCGCGCTGCTCGCCGCCCTGATCGCCGAAGCCGGCCGCGGCCCCGCCGGCAGCGAAGACCTGTCCGACTACACCGGCCAAATCCTTGCGTGGGACGCGCTCTCGGGCACGAATGTGGTGCACGTCAACGGCGCCGACATCCCGAACATGCGGGTGGTGCAGTCCGGGGTCGGCCTGGCGTATCAGCCCGGCGACGTGGTCAACATCATGCGCCGCGGAACGCAATGGTTCATCCTCGGCAAAATCGGCGCGCCCGGCGCCGGCGCGGGGAACCAGATTGCCTCGCGGCGCATCGCTATTCAGCGGAGCATTCCCGCCGGGGGAGACTTCGCCGACCTCACCGGGTCCTACGGCCCAGAGGTCTCGCTCTACATCGGATCCTCACGCCGATGCCTGGTGATCCATTCGTTCGAGTGCGCGGTGAGCGGATCCGTGCCGGTGTCAGGCGAGGGAGCGCTCGCCCGCGGCGCTGGGTTTCAGGCGGTTCAGGTCTCCGGCGCTTCGAGCCTGCCTGTGGAAACTGCGGTGACCGATGCGTTCGTGCAGAACGGTTGGGCCACCAATCAATCCGTAACCGCCTCGACGCTCGTAACCGCCGCGAATGGACTCAACGCCGGACTGAACGTCTTCACCTGCAAGTACCGCGCCACCGCAGACTCCGGCCTCGCGGTCCAGGTCAACAACCGCGTCCTGACCGTGATCCCGTTCTGAGAGGGAAACCGAACATGCCCAACACCACACCGATTTACGGGTTCCGGTACCCGACGCTCACCGAACCGCCGAACGGGCCGGACCAGGTGAGAAACCTCGCGTTCGACCTCGAAACGAAGATCGCCACGATGGACGCGATCATCAACGCGCAGATCACCACCCGCTACGCGGGATCGGTGAGCCCGACCAACGACGACGTGATCGGCACCAGTGAGGCGATCCTCACGGAGAAGGTCACCTTCGCCGCGGTCGCCGGCCACCGGTACCTCGTCGTGCACACCAGCGATACGGCGATCGCGTCCGGCTCGCCGAGTGCGGGCACCTGGAACTACCGGTACGCCTCGGACGGCAGCTTGAGCACTGCGGGCACGCTGATTCAGCAGTACGTCGGCCCGCCGCCCACCGGGGGCCATAGCACCGATACCCGCACCACTGTGTTCACCGCGCCCGGATCAGGCACGTACACGATCGGCTGTGGCTACTACACCAACGGCGGCGCCACCGTCCGGCACTACGCGAACGCCAGACGCCTGACCATCGTCGACATCACGTGACCGTCCACAGTGCACGAAAGGGGTGACGGTGGGTGCTCTGGACATTGGCCAGCTACTTGCCTCGGCCGGACCGTCGGCCGCGCTGCTCGTGGTCGTCGTCGTTCTCGGCTGGCTGTGGGTACGCGCCGAGCGCCGCGCCGAACGGCTCGCGAAACAGCTCGACGCGGAGCGGGCACGCCGGTGGAGGGCCGAGGACTCCGCAGCCCGGGCGAAACGCAGGAGAGGTGAGATAGATGCGTCCTAGCCGTACCTCGCTCATCGCGATCGTGTTGGCCGTGGTGGCGCTCGGTGGCGCCGCCTGGGCAACGCTCGCGCCGCTCGCCGTGCGGCAGGACGCGGCCGAGGTGCAGTCGCAGGCGCGAACCCTAGCCGAGCAGGTCGCCGACGCGTGCGCTCGCGGAGGGGAAACAGCTGTCGAGCTCGGGTCGGCTTGCGCGAAAGCAGACGAAGTGAAGGATCAGCCGAACGTGGCCGAGCCGGCGGCCACGACCACTGATCCGGCTGCCTTGCGGAGCGCTGCGCGGACTGCTGTCGAGTCGTACTGTGCGGCCCGCAACGGCTGTCGGGGCGCGAACGGTGAGACACCGGACTTCGATGCGCTCACGAGCGCGGTGCTTGCGCGGATCCCGGCACCGGCGGACGGCACGGACGGCAAACGAGGGCCGGGGCCGAGTGATGCACAGGTGTCCTCGGCGGTCGCGGACTACTGCGACGCCCACGACCAGTGCCGCGGCCCGGCCGGCGCGCAAGGCACACCCGGCATTAACGGCCACGACGGCGCCGCCGGCCCGGCCTGCCCGGACGGCTACGAGCTGCGCGACGCGGTGATCACCGCACCGGACCAGACCACCTACTCCGGCAAGGCGTGCGTGGACCCGTCCAGCAGCACCCCGCCCACCGACCCGCCCACCCCCGGAGGCTGACCGATGGCACTTGGCATCGACATCTACCGCAGGTTCCAGACCGTCACCAGCTGGTCCGCGGTGAAGGCCGCGAAGGTGACGTTCGTGTACGTCAAACTCACCGACGGCGGCGGCATGCCCGCGGGCGGCCGCGGTGACGCCGAGGTGGCCGGCGCGAAGTCGGTCGGGATCCCGGTCGGCGGCTACCACTTCGTCCAGGCCAGCCCATCCCCCGAAGCGCAGGCCGATGTGCTGCTCGGCGAGGTGCGCCGCCTCAGCGTGACCGGCTGCGCACCGATGCTCGACCTCGAAGACAACCCGACCGGCTCGTCGCTGCCGAACATCCCCGACAGCCAGAAGCGCGCGTTCGCGGTGCGGTTCCTGAACCGGGTCGCGGCGGCCGGGCTGCGGCCTGGGGTGTACCTGAACAACGCGCTCGCCAAGGCCCTGCGCCCCGACACGTGGGGCGTGCCCGGGCTGGTGATCTGGATCGCCCGCTACGGCGCGAAGCCGGATCCGGCGGCCGGCCGCTACGACATCCACCAGTACAGCTCGTCGGGCTCCATCCCGGGCATCACCGCCAGCGGGGTCGACCTCGACGAGTCCTACACCAGCAACCACCTGACCGCGCACACCGAGGAGGACGACATGGCCGACCTGAACGAGGTCTTCACCAAGATCTGGTACAACGCGCTCTGGACACAGAAGGACGCCGCCGGCAAGGTCACCGGCACCCCGAACCCCAGCCAAGTGCTCGCGATGCTGCACAACCAGCTGACCGCGCTCACCGCGCAGGTGTCCGGCCTGTCCGCCGCGGTCGCCGCGCTCTCGAAGGACGACGCGCTGACTCCGGACGCGGTCCGGCAGATCGTCACCGACGCCGTTGCCGCGAACGTCCGCATCACCGGCACCGTCGAGATCACCGGCGCCGAACCCGCGCCGGCCGGCCGGTGACCGGGCAGCACGCCGCCCCGGTCGGCGAACCCACGGTCTGGCAGCGGCTCGGCGCGTGGGCGCGCACCGCACCCGGCCGCTACCGCAAGGCTCTCGCGGCGCTGTGGGGTGTGCTGACCGCCCCGGTCGTGGTCGGTGTCCTCGCGGCCGCCGGCGTCCACATCGACGGCGACACCGCAGCCCTGATCATCACCGCCGGATCACTCGTGCTCGGCACCGGCGCAGTCGCCGCGTCGAAGCCCAACGACTCCGCCACGGCGCCGGCCAGCGTCGACCCGCTCTACGCCGAGGACGTAACCCGCGGCCCGGCCTGAGCGAGACAGACGAGAGCCCCGCCCCTGTATCACGCAGGTGGCGGGGCTCTTTTCGTCGTCTCTGGGGCGGGTCCGGCGACCCAAGGGGGAGGAGGGCGC carries:
- a CDS encoding phage gp6-like head-tail connector protein; this encodes MATWPPQLTDLKEDATIPGTGDDAVLQSVLDAAVAMVQRVRSDLDFGPHPLGTPPSDDVWLGTIRLAARWFARRRSPEALVDMAELGAARIPAFDPDIERLLGIGRFRGPVFA
- a CDS encoding phage tail protein — encoded protein: MAAERTIRIKFDGSSAGLVAAAAAAKAEIKALSDDSKKRSKSLSAFAVRVGAAARSFTDLALKASTAAGVLNLLPAIVGAVAASAGLLPLAVAGGFALAGAMVAVKLGADGAKKAFAQLNPQLNTLKTQVSASFEKALLPAVRNLQTLLPKTTSGFQQIVTALGGVATKVTAFLATARGTAQVNTILSGTARVIQNLGAFLAPVIAAFVRIGAVAMPILAQLTSGLGAAGEKFNAFVQGAADSGQLEQWIRSAIAGFSSFFGVLKDVGAIIGDVLSAIADAGGGVGGIIGPLISTIRTFLDSAQGHDTLVGFFQSLNSVAGSVSQVVGALLAAIGPAIPPLAAAFASLASTISTILVPVIQFLAPVLANIANFIQQNTSWITPLVIALGLWAAAQWALNIAMDANPIGLIIIAIGVLIAIVATIITYWTPIKDFFIGIFNAVKDAVTVAAQWIWQRLQDAWNFVKNVWSGVTGFFSGLWNGVKSGVSAAVNWIGQRFSDAWNFIKGIWGRVSGFFSGIWSGIGNGLKSALNGAIRLLNGAIHGINAVTGVVGIPNIPDIPYLARGGTARSGRSYVVGENGPELFTPGVTGRVTSHEQSFGRPQTVNLTLDLGEGITQRVALEIDRNSVQVRRLAGAGTGGRR
- a CDS encoding DUF5047 domain-containing protein, which gives rise to MRPVTATFLASVRGSHRMIARARLVAPGQTGTTPTGLAFPGGDPAGLLPISAGDVTTDMTADVQSTLALTTLYPWPGDPFAAGTPYGQEIYVERGIEYGTGTREYVGLGYFRIDSVKQQQAPNGPITIAASDRMAQVKDSRNVSPQTFAAGGSVGACIDTVVQQAVPGAVTDYGDWDAYGTSLASAHVMGDDRLPFLQDLLAAYGRYAFFDYRGVYTVRPVPDVTTQEPVWTIDAGRHGVLVEQQRTISRDAVYNVVVARGEPVGELPPVQGLAYDNNPASPTYVFGSFGIVPTYYSSSFMTTIEQCEGAAAAQLAKATGLPYSVSLGTVPNPALEGWDVVTVDNGRDNAETHVLDRITYGLTPDSSMGMDTRKQYLEGVP
- a CDS encoding glycoside hydrolase family 25 protein encodes the protein MALGIDIYRRFQTVTSWSAVKAAKVTFVYVKLTDGGGMPAGGRGDAEVAGAKSVGIPVGGYHFVQASPSPEAQADVLLGEVRRLSVTGCAPMLDLEDNPTGSSLPNIPDSQKRAFAVRFLNRVAAAGLRPGVYLNNALAKALRPDTWGVPGLVIWIARYGAKPDPAAGRYDIHQYSSSGSIPGITASGVDLDESYTSNHLTAHTEEDDMADLNEVFTKIWYNALWTQKDAAGKVTGTPNPSQVLAMLHNQLTALTAQVSGLSAAVAALSKDDALTPDAVRQIVTDAVAANVRITGTVEITGAEPAPAGR